In Ascochyta rabiei chromosome 11, complete sequence, the following are encoded in one genomic region:
- a CDS encoding CDP-diacylglycerol--inositol 3-phosphatidyltransferase produces the protein MATTQQPINSNGAAVRPTHEDEDEDEENIFLFVPNLIGYSRVVLALTSLYYMPLHPRTCTALYTVSCLLDALDGYAARAYEQSTKFGAVLDMVTDRCTTSCLLVFLAQAFPRFSIVFQGLISLDLASHYMHMYATLSMGGSGKSHKDVSASRSWILRQYYSNKWVLFTFCALNEAFFIALYLLSFSSPLLSPTLFADPANPSSLAPGSPAAPKPSMFFASPFSAGAMEMARANKMDSTVPWICMVISAPIMAAKQYINVVQMVKASKWLAEGDRATRKAAGLPRRGAKKTQ, from the exons ATGGCCACCACACAACAGCCTATCAACAGCAATGGCGCAGCTGTGCGCCCCACGcacgaggacgaggacgaggacgaggagaaCATATTTTTGTTCGTTCCTAACCTGATCG GCTACTCCCGCGTCGTCCTCGCCCTCACTTCCCTTTACTACATGCCTCTCCACCCCCGCACATGCACAGCCCTCTACACCGTGTCGTGCCTGCTCGACGCGCTCGATGGCTATGCAGCCCGCGCCTACGAGCAGAGCACCAAGTTTGGCGCCGTGCTGGACATGGTTACCGACCGCTGCACAACATCGTGTCTGCTTGTGTTCCTTGCACAGGCTTTTCCCCGCTTCAGCATCGTCTTCCAGGGCCTCATCTCTCTGGACTTGGCGAGTCACTACATGCACATGTACGCAACGCTGAGCATGGGCGGAAGCGGGAAGAGCCACAAGGATGTGTCTGCGAGCCGGAGCTGGATCTTGAGGCAGTACTATTCGAACAAG TGGGTTCTTTTCACCTTCTGCGCTCTCAACGAAGCCTTCTTCATCGCTCTCTATCtgctctccttctcttcgcCGCTCCTCAGCCCTACGCTTTTCGCCGACCCCGCCAACCCCTCCTCCCTTGCGCCTGGCTCGCCCGCCGCGCCGAAGCCGAGCATGTTCTTTGCTTCTCCCTTCTCCGCCGGTGCCATGGAGATGGCGCGTGCCAACAAGATGGACTCAACTGTGCCATGGATCTGCATGGTCATCTCTGCGCCCATCATGGCGGCAAAGCAGTACATCAATGTGGTGCAAATGGTAAAGGCGAGCAAGTGGCTTGCTGAGGGCGACAGGGCAACGAGGAAGGCTGCAGGGCTACCGAGGCGAGGTGCAAAAAAGACGCAGTAA
- a CDS encoding RNA helicase — MAPKEDDFVFTIDDDDVVSDDGGAEDLHEAAKLAGKGKKRKYTEDPDVYTKPKEVASKKAKKQKKKGKKEKAVSPEVEEEEAEMPKPGEDLDDNDDIASDFEFAVGDIDTGVVEDFDGWGLSAEKQEAAARTSTAVDVDEIIERRRNKKSNASKRAKEEAAESDAEEGDFTGFGDDDELLADDGFGMGAGSESEDEEEEEDNEASEDEASAAEEDENEDADQDSDAESVASDVAHPDDAAQSEDEDMSDKEDAEEAKKAAAFFAPEEDVPVKKGKKGSKLTGSFQSMSLSRPILRGLAAVGFTEPTPIQLKTIPIAVAGRDLVGGAETGSGKTAAFLIPILERLLYRPKKIPTTRVAILMPTRELAVQCFNVATKLASFTDITFAQMVGGFSMRDQEAVLKTRPDVVIATPGRFIDHMTNSASFQVEHLEILVLDEADRMLEEGFESQLNEILTTIPKSRQTMLFSATMTSSVDKLVRVGMDKPVRLMVDAKKQTVAGLTQEFIRLRLGKEDRRLAYLMYLCDKVYTERVIIFFRQKKEAHRVRVVFALCGKKASELHGNMSQEQRIQAVEAFRSGTSSYLLATDVASRGLDIKNVATVINYEAPQSHEIYVHRVGRTARAGRSGRACTLAAEPDRKVVKQAVKASREQGAKVVSRQVPAEEADKWINKIKDLEDEIEEVLKEEKEERVLSITERDLKRGENLIMHEDEIKSRPRRTWFETEKEKAAEREKGAAALNKAAGGSVKSKPKKLSHKDKKKLEAKDDRQEGKQWKKGKADRGMTTAKSKEKNAHIKAKTQKAVHGKRKL, encoded by the exons ATGGCGCCTAAGGAGGACGATTTCGTATTTACGATCGATGACGACGATGTCGTCTCTGATGATGGCGGCGCTGAGGATCTCCATGAGGCAGCAAAGCTTGCTGGCAAGGGCAAGAAACGCAAATACACAGAGGACCCTGACGTATACACCAAACCGAAGGAGGTAGCGTcaaagaaggcaaagaagcaaaagaagaaaggcaagaaggagaaggcggTCTCGCCTGAGgttgaagaggaagaagccGAAATGCCCAAGCCCGGTGAAGATCtggacgacaacgacgataTTGCCTCGGATTTCGAGTTTGCGGTCGGCGACATCGATACCGGCGTTGTAGAAGACTTCGATGGATGGGGCTTGAGCGCAGAGAAGCAGGAGGCGGCGGCGAGGACCTCCACTGCCGTTGATGTAGATGAGATCATCGAGAGAAGGAGGAACAAGAAGAGCAACGCCAGCAAAAGGGCAAAAGAGGAGGCTGCTGAGTCTGATGCCGAAGAGGGTGACTTTACAGGGTTTGGCGACGATGACGAACTGTTGGCCGATGATGGGTTCGGCATGGGCGCTGGCAGTGAGTCGGAGGatgaagaggaggaggaggataacGAGGCTTCAGAGGATGAGGCTAGCGCTGCTGAAGAAGATGAAAACGAGGACGCTGACCAAGATTCTGACGCTGAGTCCGTAGCATCCGACGTGGCGCATCCAGACGACGCTGCACAATCCGAAGACGAGGATATGAGCGACAAGGAAGATGCCGAGGAAGCAAAGAAAGCAGCCGCTTTCTTCGCGCCAGAAGAAGATGTGCCGGTCAAGAAGGGAAAGAAGGGCAGCAAGCTGACAGGATCTTTCCAGTCTATGTCGCTATCTAGGCCGATCCTGAGAGGTCTGGCGGCTGTAGGCTTCACTGAGCCAACACCGATTCAGTTGAAGACCATTCCAATCGCTGTTGCTGGCAGAGATCTTGTCGGAGGAGCAGAAACCGGTTCCGGTAAAACAGCTGCCTTCCTCATTCCAATCCTCGAGCGTCTCCTCTACCGACCAAAGAAGATCCCAACAACGCGTGTTGCCATTCTCATGCCTACTCGTGAATTGGCCGTCCAATGTTTCAACGTCGCAACAAAGCTGGCCTCGTTTACCGACATCACCTTTGCGCAAATGGTCGGTGGTTTCTCAATGCGCGACCAGGAAGCCGTTCTCAAAACAAGGCCGGATGTAGTGATTGCGACACCAGGTCGTTTCATCGACCACATGACAAATTCGGCATCTTTCCAGGTCGAGCATCTCGAGATTCTAGTCCTTGATGAGGCTGATCGCATGCTCGAAGAGGGATTCGAGAGCCAGTTGAACGAGATTCTCACTACGATTCCCAAGTCAAGACAGACGATGCTGTTCTCCGCTACCATGACCAGCTCAGTCGACAAGCTGGTGCGTGTTGGTATGGACAAGCCTGTTCGTCTGATGGTCGATGCGAAGAAGCAGACAGTTGCAGGTCTGACACAGGAGTTCATTCGTCTAAGATTAGGCAAGGAAGATAGGCGTCTGGCTTACCTCATGTACCTTTGTGACAAAGTCTACACTGAGCGCGTCATCATCTTCTTCAGGCAGAAGAAGGAGGCTCATAGGGTCCGCGTTGTGTTCGCACTCTGCGGAAAGAAGGCAAGCGAGCTCCATGGTAATATGAGTCAAGAACAA CGTATCCAAGCTGTGGAAGCCTTCCGATCAGGAACCTCGTCTTACCTGCTCGCCACCGATGTTGCTTCTCGTGGTCTCGACATCAAGAACGTCGCGACAGTCATTAATTACGAAGCGCCCCAAAGTCACGAAATCTACGTTCATCGTGTCGGTCGTACCGCTCGTGCTGGACGAAGTGGTCGCGCATGTACACTTGCTGCAGAGCCTGATCGCAAGGTCGTCAAGCAAGCAGTTAAGGCCAGTCGTGAGCAGGGCGCCAAAGTCGTCAGCCGACAAGTACCGGCTGAGGAGGCAGACAAGTGGATCAATAAAATCAAGGACCTTGAAGATGAGATCGAGGAGGTGttgaaggaggagaaggaggagcgCGTCCTCAGCATCACAGAGCGTGACCTCAAGCGTGGTGAGAATTTGATCATGCACGAAGACGAGATCAAGTCAAGACCAAGACGCACATGGTTCGAGacagagaaggagaaggctgcAGAGAGAGAAAAGGGCGCGGCTGCACTCAACAAGGCCGCGGGCGGCTCTGTCAAGAGCAAACCGAAGAAGCTCAGTCACAAAGACAAGAAGAAGCTGGAGGCTAAGGATGATCGCCAGGAAGGAAAGCAATGGAAGAAGGGCAAGGCAGACCGAGGCATGACTACAGCCAAGTCCAAGGAAAAGAATGCGCACATCAAGGCGAAGACCCAGAAGGCAGTCCACGGCAAGAGGAAGCTCTAA
- a CDS encoding RBR-type E3 ubiquitin transferase, producing the protein MTRSIPERYRNLDPNPAGDIDRGSPPLPAPTTRVLRSQTKTTRRVVSPAHAAYIQSGIGKGKKTTKRRKSLDPWYPKRKVNKNPEPRAPPPKHFTCRICISHLPSSDFVRWVTSSRARFRTRLDAPVSCIPHLARNPSRRHIDPVCKACVGSFMAARLETLGVRQVSIGCLELGCTTAWPLDLVVQYLPRDKLEAFNLATFDLWRADAELFTCLSPSCTAAGFIDASAPGYPQVQCSECRFRSCAACATPWHTEQTCAEVSAAAVDAQMSDPEKETLQLMQSKDGKRCPNCHLVVEKDGGCPSMFCPSCKKYFNWDTAASAVPGTKKARPVLSGRGYWQTPGTVVCEVDRLEGKVTDVADAVMGEGALENFDRFLMDPPLGRIEADGWGHLPLPDEDDADL; encoded by the coding sequence ATGACTCGCTCCATACCCGAAAGATATCGCAATCTTGACCCCAATCCTGCTGGAGATATTGACAGAGGATCACCTCCTCTACCTGCACCTACTACACGAGTCCTGCGCTCCCAAACCAAGACCACACGACGGGTTGTATCACCCGCACATGCTGCCTATATACAGTCCGGAATTGGCAAAGGCAAGAAGACAACAAAACGCCGTAAGAGTCTCGATCCCTGGTATCCCAAACGCAAAGTCAATAAAAACCCAGAGCCTCGTGCTCCACCACCAAAACACTTCACATGCCGTATATGCATCTCGCACCTCCCCAGCTCGGACTTTGTACGCTGGGTCACTAGTAGTCGCGCAAGGTTTCGTACACGACTTGACGCACCAGTCTCCTGCATCCCTCATCTCGCCCGGAACCCATCCCGTCGACACATCGATCCAGTCTGCAAGGCGTGCGTAGGATCCTTCATGGCAGCACGGCTCGAAACCCTCGGCGTGCGCCAAGTAAGCATTGGGTGCCTGGAGCTCGGCTGCACGACCGCCTGGCCTTTGGACCTCGTAGTCCAGTACCTCCCGCGAGACAAACTGGAAGCGTTCAACCTCGCCACTTTCGACCTGTGGCGCGCCGACGCAGAGCTCTTCACGTGTTTATCTCCCTCGTGCACTGCTGCCGGATTCATCGATGCTTCCGCCCCAGGCTACCCACAGGTGCAATGCAGCGAATGTCGCTTCCGCTCCTGTGCAGCATGCGCGACGCCCTGGCACACAGAGCAGACCTGCGCCGAGGTATCGGCCGCCGCTGTGGACGCGCAGATGAGCGATCCCGAGAAGGAAACGCTGCAGCTCATGCAGTCCAAAGATGGCAAACGCTGTCCCAACTGCCACTTGGTCGTCGAGAAGGACGGTGGCTGTCCGTCTATGTTTTGTCCCTCCTGCAAGAAGTACTTCAACTGGGACACTGCTGCGAGTGCTGTGCCGGGGACAAAGAAAGCCCGGCCGGTGCTGAGTGGACGCGGGTATTGGCAGACGCCAGGAACGGTGGTGTGCGAAGTAGATAGATTGGAGGGGAAGGTGACGGACGTTGCGGACGCAGTAATGGGTGAAGGCGCCTTGGAGAATTTTGATCGCTTTCTGATGGATCCGCCGCTGGGAAGGATTGAGGCGGATGGATGGGGGCATCTCCCACTACCTGATGAAGATGATGCGGATTTATGA
- a CDS encoding Polynucleotide adenylyltransferase: MAESQPKQWGVTAPISTQQPSQADLKLNDELVEELKRQNVFESPEGSDMRVRVLKHLQDVVNKFCHFVGKQKGLPQSTLDTIGGKIFCFGSYALGVHGPSSDIDTLIVAPKHIALPDYFDHFERIFREMSNEKDITEMNPVPEAFVPLIKMEYCGVSIDLLFVSLPTMTQIPKDLEGVDKTMLRGLDDTAMRSVNGTRVTLELMQSIPQIKSFRHALRAIKLWSNQRGIYGAVFGYPGGIAWAIMVARICQLYPMACGATILTKFFRLMGKWPFPRPVMLKNIEEGTLNLRVWNPTQYPGDRAHLMPIITPAFPSMCATHTIMHSTLDVMREEFERADQLINGANGILEGKKQWKDLFQKHTFFTKDHKYYLSVIAASRTEKAHSTFSGLVQSKFRLLCKNIEDGQCGIDIARPWMKGINRFHRFETEEQADKIIQGSTEYQIPASEVPSSSANADPPKGFMYTTTFYVGLKLKPDGTKSLDISYPVSDFRNIVTTANSYEEGTTSVRVIHTRNTQLPDDLFGENETRPQKPPKKEKKKDANKAAKRHFAETGLDDSEHAAAKRQQSEHATNGVSTPTAA, translated from the exons ATGGCAGAGTCACAGCCCAAGCAGTGGGGTGTCACGGCCCCCATCTCCACCCAGCAGCCTTCGCAGGCCGACCTGAAGCTGAACGATGAGCTTGTCGAAGAGCTCAAGAGGCAGAATGTCTTTGAAAGCCCCGAGGGTTCTGACATGAG AGTACGAGTGCTGAAGCACCTGCAAGATGTCGTCAACAAGTTCTGCCACTTTGTCGGCAAGCAGAAAGGCCTGCCACAGTCGACGCTCGACACCATCGGCGGCAAGATCTTCTGCTTTGGTAGCTACGCCCTCGGCGTCCACGGGCCCT CCTCTGATATCGACACCCTCATTGTCGCGCCCAAGCACATCGCCCTTCCAGACTACTTCGACCACTTCGAGCGCATCTTCAGAGAAATGTCCAACGAGAAGGACATCACCGAGATGAACCCCGTCCCCGAAGCGTTCGTCCCGCTCATCAAGATGGAATACTGTGGAGTCAGCATCGATCTTCTCTTCGTCTCGCTCCCCACCATGACGCAAATACCAAAAGACCTCGAGGGCGTGGACAAGACCATGCTGCGTGGCCTCGACGATACGGCTATGCGCAGTGTAAACGGAACTCGTGTCACCCTCGAGCTCATGCAGTCGATACCCCAGATCAAGAGCTTCCGCCATGCCCTGAGGGCGATCAAGCTATGGAGTAATCAGCGAGGCATATACGGAGCCGTCTTTGGTTACCCAGGAGGTATTGCTTGGGCCATCATGGTCGCTCGCATTTGCCAGCTGTATCCTATGGCTTGTGGCGCTACTATCCTCACAAAGTTTTTCAGGCTCATGGGCAAGTGGCCTTTCCCGCGACCTGTCATGCTGAAGAATATCGAGGAAGGTACATTGAACCTTCGTGTATGGAACCCGACTCAGTACCCCGGAGATCGAGCCCATTTGATGCCCATCATCACACCCGCGTTCCCGTCCATGTGCGCCACCCACACAATTATGCACTCGACCCTGGATGTCATGCGAGAGGAGTTCGAGCGAGCTGATCAGCTCATCAACGGTGCGAACGGTATACTTGAGGGCAAGAAGCAATGGAAAGACCTGTTCCAGAAGCACACCTTCTTCACAAAGGACCACAAGTACTACTTGAGTGTCATTGCAGCTAGTCGTACCGAGAAGGCGCACTCTACGTTCTCCGGACTAGTACAATCCAAGTTTCGCCTACTTTGCAAGAATATCGAGGATGGTCAATGTGGTATCGACATCGCGCGACCTTGGATGAAGGGCATTAACCGGTTCCATCGATTCGAGACCGAAGAGCAAGCGGATAAGATTATACAAGGAAGCACCGAATACCAGATCCCGGCGTCAGAGGTACCGTCTTCCTCAGCCAACGCAGACCCCCCAAAAGGTTTCATGTACACGACAACCTTTTATGTTGGCCTGAAGCTAAAGCCTG ACGGCACCAAGTCCCTCGACATTTCGTACCCTGTCAGCGACTTCAGGAACATCGTGACGACTGCAAATTCGTACGAAGAAGGTACAACATCTGTTCGTGTAATCCACACTCGCAA CACCCAACTCCCCGATGACCTGTTTGGCGAAAACGAGACACGCCCTCAGAAGCCCcctaagaaggagaagaagaaggacgcGAACAAGGCTGCTAAGCGCCACTTTGCCGAGACAGGGCTCGAC GACAGCGAGCATGCAGCAGCGAAGCGCCAACAGTCCGAACATGCCACCAACGGGGTATCCACACCGACGGCGGCATAG
- a CDS encoding Homoserine O-acetyltransferase, whose amino-acid sequence MSSNDYDTFKLGDFKLKSGGEIPDAFIAYKTLGDPSFPAIIYPTWYSGLISDNLWLTGSDKTLNPSKYYIIIPALFGNSQSSSPSNTPSLRPFPEVLFYDNVRAQHELITKHLGIKHARAVLGWSMGAGQTYQWMTQYPNFMDLGVPFCGSAKTSLHNQVFLEGVKSALFAAKGTSSAGVARPDVETANLQGARLKSYTGFSEENTKIGLKALGRVYAGWGFSQAFYREKLYETAPLLGYKDLDDFLVNFWEAWACSKDPENMLVMAHTWQAGDCSQQEPYNGDFKKAMQGIKAKALVLPAKTDLYFPPEDSEIEVEAMRPGVGTLKVFPSIWGHWAGGPGQSTEDVKWLDENLKEFFATN is encoded by the exons ATGAGCTCAAACGACTACGATACGTTCAAGCTTGGCGACTTCAAGCTCAAGTCGGGAGGAGAGATTCCTGATGCATTCATTGCCTACAAAACACTCGGAGACCCTTCATTTCCAGCCATCATCTACCCAACCTGGTACTCTGGCC TAATTTCCGACAACCTCTGGCTTACGGGCTCTGACAAGACACTCAATCCCTCGAAATACTACATCATTATTCCTGCGCTCTTCGGAAACTCTCAATCCTCATCGCCTTCCAATACGCCCTCCCTGCGCCCTTTCCCTGAAGTCCTCTTCTACGACAACGTACGTGCACAGCACGAACTTATCACCAAGCACCTCGGGATCAAACATGCGCGTGCTGTGCTTGGGTGGTCGATGGGCGCAGGCCAGACGTACCAGTGGATGACGCAGTATCCAAACTTCATGGACCTTGGTGTGCCGTTTTGTGGGAGTGCAAAAACAAGTCTGCATAACCAGGTTTTTCTCGAGGGCGTAAAGAGCGCACTGTTTGCCGCAAAGGGGACAAGCTCAGCGGGTGTGGCCAGACCAGATGTGGAAACGGCAAATCTGCAGGGCGCACGATTGAAATCGTACACTGGGTTTTCCGAGGAAAACACCAAGATTGGGCTGAAGGCATTGGGTCGCGTGTATGCTGGATGGGGATTCTCACAGGCATTCTATCGCGAGAAGTTGTACGAGACGGCACCGTTGTTAGGATACAAGGACTTGGACGACTTCCTTGTGAATTTTTGGGAAGCGTGGGCGTGCTCGAAAGATCCGGAAAACATGCTCGTCATGGCGCATACGTGGCAGGCTGGTGACTGCTCACAGCAAGAGCCGTACAATGGCGACTTCAAGAAGGCGATGCAGGGTATCAAGGCCAAAGCTCTGGTGCTACCGGCGAAAACGGATCTTTACTTTCCACCAGAGGACTCGGAGATTGAGGTCGAGGCCATGAGACCGGGCGTTGGAACGCTGAAGGTATTTCCAAGCATATGGGGCCACTGGGCAGGCG GTCCTGGCCAGAGTACTGAAGATGTCAAGTGGCTTGACGAGAACTTGAAGGAGTTCTTCGCAACCAACTGA